Proteins encoded within one genomic window of Variovorax sp. OAS795:
- a CDS encoding tripartite tricarboxylate transporter permease: MELFHNLATGFGVAFTFTNLLYCLVGCILGTLIGVLPGIGPVATIAMLLPATYALPPVSALIMLAGIYYGAQYGGSTTAILVNLPGESSSVVTCIDGYQMARQGRAGPALAAAGLGSFFAGCVGTLILAAFAPPLTELAFKFGPAEYFSLMVLGLIGAVVLASGSLLKAVAMIVLGLLLGIVGTDVNSGVARFSFDIPELTDGIGFVVIAMGVFGYGEIIGNLSQPDDEREVFTHKVKGLWPTKEDFKRMTPAVLRGTALGSALGILPGGGALLAAFAAYALEKKIKMRPGEVPFGKGNIRGVASPESANNAGAQTSFIPLLTLGIPPNAVMALMVGAMTIHNIQPGPQVMTSNPELFWGLIASMWIGNAMLIILNLPLIGMWIKLLTVPYKFLFPAIVLFCAIGVYSTNNNTFDVWMVAIFGFIGYLFLKLKTEPAPLLLGFILGPMMEENLRRALLLSRGAWSVFVTRPLSAGLLVAAALLLGIVLLPSIKAKREEAFVEE; the protein is encoded by the coding sequence ATGGAACTGTTCCACAACCTCGCGACCGGCTTCGGCGTCGCCTTCACTTTCACCAACCTGCTGTACTGCCTGGTCGGCTGCATCCTGGGCACCTTGATCGGCGTGCTGCCGGGCATCGGCCCGGTCGCGACCATCGCGATGCTGCTGCCCGCCACCTATGCGCTGCCGCCCGTGTCGGCGCTGATCATGCTGGCCGGCATCTACTACGGCGCGCAGTACGGCGGCTCGACCACTGCGATCCTGGTCAACCTGCCGGGGGAGTCGTCCTCGGTGGTCACCTGCATCGACGGCTACCAGATGGCAAGGCAGGGCCGCGCAGGCCCCGCACTCGCCGCGGCAGGCCTGGGCTCGTTCTTCGCGGGCTGCGTGGGCACGCTGATCCTGGCCGCCTTCGCGCCGCCGCTGACCGAGCTGGCCTTCAAGTTCGGCCCGGCCGAATACTTCTCGCTGATGGTGCTCGGCCTGATCGGCGCCGTGGTGCTGGCCTCGGGCTCGCTGCTCAAGGCCGTGGCCATGATCGTGCTGGGCCTTCTGCTCGGCATCGTCGGCACCGACGTCAATTCGGGCGTCGCGCGTTTCAGCTTCGACATTCCCGAGCTCACCGACGGCATCGGCTTCGTGGTGATTGCGATGGGCGTGTTCGGCTACGGCGAAATCATCGGCAACCTTTCGCAGCCCGACGACGAGCGCGAGGTGTTCACGCACAAGGTCAAGGGCCTGTGGCCCACCAAGGAAGACTTCAAGCGCATGACGCCCGCGGTGCTGCGCGGCACGGCGCTGGGCTCGGCGCTGGGCATCCTCCCCGGCGGCGGCGCGCTGCTGGCGGCCTTTGCGGCCTACGCGCTCGAGAAGAAAATCAAGATGCGTCCCGGCGAAGTGCCTTTCGGCAAGGGCAACATCCGCGGCGTGGCCTCGCCCGAGTCGGCCAACAACGCCGGCGCGCAGACCTCCTTCATCCCGCTGCTGACACTGGGGATTCCGCCCAATGCCGTGATGGCGCTGATGGTGGGCGCGATGACCATCCACAACATCCAGCCGGGCCCGCAGGTGATGACCAGCAACCCCGAGCTGTTCTGGGGCCTGATCGCCTCGATGTGGATCGGCAATGCGATGCTGATCATCCTGAACCTGCCGCTCATCGGCATGTGGATCAAGCTGCTGACGGTGCCTTACAAGTTCCTGTTCCCTGCCATCGTGCTGTTCTGCGCCATCGGCGTGTACTCGACCAACAACAACACCTTCGACGTGTGGATGGTGGCGATCTTCGGCTTCATCGGCTACCTGTTCCTGAAGCTCAAGACCGAGCCGGCGCCACTGCTGCTGGGCTTCATCCTCGGGCCGATGATGGAAGAGAACCTGCGCCGCGCACTGCTGCTGTCGCGCGGCGCCTGGAGCGTGTTCGTCACACGGCCGCTGTCGGCCGGCCTGCTGGTCGCGGCGGCGCTGCTGCTCGGCATCGTGCTGCTTCCCTCCATCAAGGCCAAGCGCGAAGAGGCTTTTGTGGAGGAATAA
- a CDS encoding tripartite tricarboxylate transporter TctB family protein, whose product MRIKSQADFFSGVMFTAVGGAFAIGATTYTIGDGARMGPGYFPLMLGILLAILGAFIMFQAMVVETAGGDPIGKWAWRPLAFVLGANLAFGILLGGLPSIGLPAMGMIVAIYALTIISSLAGQQFKLRDVLVLSTILAAGSYVAFIWALKLQIQVWPTFISG is encoded by the coding sequence ATGCGGATCAAGAGTCAGGCTGACTTCTTTTCAGGGGTCATGTTCACAGCCGTGGGCGGCGCTTTCGCCATCGGCGCCACCACCTACACCATCGGGGACGGCGCACGCATGGGGCCCGGGTACTTCCCGCTCATGCTGGGCATCCTGCTCGCGATCCTCGGGGCATTCATCATGTTCCAGGCCATGGTGGTCGAAACCGCCGGCGGCGACCCGATCGGCAAATGGGCCTGGCGGCCGCTGGCCTTCGTGCTCGGCGCCAACCTCGCATTCGGCATCCTGCTGGGCGGCCTGCCGAGCATCGGCCTGCCCGCCATGGGCATGATCGTCGCGATCTACGCCCTCACCATCATCTCGAGCCTGGCCGGCCAGCAATTCAAGCTGCGCGACGTGCTGGTGCTCTCCACCATCCTGGCGGCCGGCAGCTATGTGGCCTTCATCTGGGCGCTGAAGCTCCAGATCCAGGTCTGGCCTACTTTCATTTCGGGTTGA
- a CDS encoding RNA-binding protein, which translates to MGKKLYVGNLAYSVRDNDLEQAFGEFGSIVSAKVMMERDTGRSKGFGFVEMGTDAEALAAVEAMNGHSLQGRALTVNEARPMEARPPRTGGGGGYGGGGGGGGYGGGGGGGYGGGGGGGGRSGGGGGYGGGGGRGGY; encoded by the coding sequence ATGGGCAAGAAACTCTACGTAGGCAACCTCGCCTACTCCGTGCGTGATAACGACCTGGAACAGGCTTTCGGCGAGTTCGGCTCGATCGTCAGCGCCAAGGTCATGATGGAACGCGACACCGGCCGCTCCAAGGGCTTCGGTTTCGTCGAAATGGGCACCGACGCTGAAGCGCTGGCTGCCGTTGAAGCCATGAACGGCCATTCGCTCCAGGGCCGCGCCCTGACCGTGAACGAAGCCCGTCCGATGGAAGCTCGTCCCCCCCGTACCGGTGGTGGCGGCGGCTACGGCGGCGGCGGCGGTGGTGGTGGTTACGGCGGTGGTGGCGGCGGCGGCTACGGTGGTGGCGGCGGCGGCGGTGGCCGTAGCGGCGGCGGCGGTGGTTACGGCGGCGGCGGTGGCCGCGGCGGCTACTAA
- a CDS encoding DUF3820 family protein, whose amino-acid sequence MKPEDLQRLVTLQMPFGKHKGTLIADLPGNYLTWFAREGFPSGEIGRLLHLMHEIDHNGLSGLLQPLRNRPSGRDVS is encoded by the coding sequence ATGAAACCCGAAGACCTGCAGCGCCTCGTCACGCTCCAAATGCCTTTCGGCAAACACAAGGGCACGCTGATTGCCGATCTGCCCGGAAATTACCTGACCTGGTTCGCACGCGAGGGTTTTCCCTCAGGCGAGATCGGCCGGCTGCTGCATTTGATGCATGAAATAGACCACAACGGGCTGTCCGGGCTGCTCCAACCGTTGCGAAACCGCCCGTCGGGACGTGATGTTTCGTAA
- a CDS encoding translation initiation factor Sui1, whose translation MATMKSNQASALVYSTEAGGRMCPECRAPMAQCRCKENKARLPATDGIVRVSHETKGRKGKGVTVVKGLALDAAALAAVGKQLKTACGSGGTVKDGTIEIQGDHRELVIAALARQGHTVKRAGG comes from the coding sequence ATGGCAACGATGAAAAGCAATCAGGCCAGCGCCCTGGTGTACTCCACCGAGGCGGGCGGGCGCATGTGCCCCGAATGCCGCGCACCGATGGCACAGTGCCGCTGCAAGGAGAACAAGGCGCGCCTTCCGGCCACCGACGGCATTGTGCGTGTATCGCACGAGACCAAGGGCCGCAAGGGCAAGGGGGTGACTGTCGTCAAGGGCCTCGCGCTCGATGCCGCGGCGCTCGCGGCCGTGGGCAAGCAGCTCAAGACGGCCTGCGGCTCCGGCGGCACGGTGAAGGACGGCACCATCGAGATCCAGGGCGACCATCGCGAACTGGTGATTGCCGCGCTGGCCAGGCAGGGTCACACGGTCAAGCGTGCGGGAGGCTGA
- a CDS encoding DEAD/DEAH box helicase: MPFDSLGLAPALVQAAADSGYAAPTAIQAAAIPAILQGRDVRGSAQTGSGKTAAFSLPLLQRLAAEAPHSPRRVRALVLVPTRELAAQVGETMRSLAQHLPERLKIAIAFGGVSINPQMMGLRGGADIVVATPGRLLDLVDHNALKLDGVAMLVLDEADRLFDLGFAEELGRILALLPARRQNLLFSATFPPAIQALADGTLQDPAVIDVQGEPGTEPAIVQRVIEVDANRRTQLLRHLLKENAWDRVLVFVATQHAAQTVAEKLYKNGVYAVPFHGDIAQGTRTGILAQFKESRWDVVIATDLAARGIDIAQLPVVINYDLPRSPTDYIHRIGRTGRAGESGLAISFVSAATEAHFRLIEKRQGLSLPRERIEGFEPTETAVPMVDASGNGGIKGKRPSKKDKLRAANALAAAAQGKDEGEPND, translated from the coding sequence ATGCCATTCGACTCACTGGGCTTGGCCCCCGCGCTCGTGCAGGCTGCCGCCGACAGCGGCTATGCCGCGCCGACCGCCATCCAGGCCGCGGCCATCCCCGCCATTCTGCAAGGCCGCGACGTCCGGGGCTCGGCGCAGACTGGCTCCGGCAAGACGGCCGCATTTTCCCTCCCGCTGCTGCAGCGGCTGGCGGCCGAAGCGCCGCACTCGCCACGGCGCGTGCGCGCGCTGGTGCTCGTGCCCACGCGCGAACTGGCGGCGCAGGTGGGCGAAACGATGCGCAGCCTCGCGCAGCACCTGCCCGAACGGCTCAAGATCGCCATTGCCTTCGGCGGCGTGTCGATCAACCCGCAGATGATGGGCCTGCGCGGCGGCGCCGACATCGTGGTGGCCACGCCAGGCCGCCTGCTCGACCTGGTGGACCACAACGCGCTCAAGCTCGACGGGGTCGCCATGCTCGTGCTCGACGAGGCCGACCGCCTGTTCGACCTCGGCTTTGCGGAGGAGCTGGGCCGCATCCTCGCGCTGCTGCCGGCGCGGCGCCAGAACCTGTTGTTCTCCGCCACTTTCCCGCCCGCCATCCAGGCACTGGCCGATGGCACGCTGCAGGACCCCGCGGTGATCGACGTGCAGGGCGAGCCCGGCACCGAGCCCGCCATCGTGCAGCGCGTGATCGAGGTCGATGCCAACCGGCGCACCCAGCTGCTGCGCCACCTGCTGAAGGAAAACGCATGGGACCGCGTGCTGGTCTTCGTCGCCACGCAGCATGCGGCCCAGACCGTGGCCGAGAAGCTCTACAAGAACGGCGTGTATGCCGTTCCCTTCCACGGCGACATCGCGCAGGGCACGCGCACCGGCATCCTGGCGCAGTTCAAGGAGAGCCGCTGGGACGTGGTGATCGCCACCGACCTCGCGGCGCGCGGCATCGACATTGCGCAGTTGCCCGTGGTGATCAACTACGACCTGCCGCGCTCGCCCACCGACTACATCCACCGCATCGGGCGCACGGGCCGCGCAGGTGAGAGCGGGCTGGCCATCAGCTTCGTGAGCGCGGCGACCGAGGCGCACTTCCGCCTGATCGAGAAGCGCCAGGGCCTGAGTCTTCCGCGCGAGCGCATCGAAGGCTTCGAGCCGACGGAGACGGCAGTGCCAATGGTCGATGCCTCCGGCAATGGCGGCATCAAGGGCAAGCGGCCGAGCAAGAAGGACAAGCTGCGGGCCGCGAACGCGCTCGCTGCCGCCGCGCAAGGCAAGGACGAAGGCGAGCCGAACGATTGA